GCAGCCCCATTTGCCAAAGTCACCAAGGGCATTAGGGATTTCCTGTCTTTGTGAGGGTAGGATGGGAATGGCTTGCCCGATTTCACAGAAGGGTGACCTAAACCCTGAGAGGAGGCGCATTGGTCACCTGTTTGCGTATAACAAGGTCTCCAGCACGAATTGATTAGTACATCTAGTATCTGAGATGCCAGAATCtgggagcagcagagcaggggcTTCTAATTCAGTGTGTCCTCTGGGATGTTAGTCAAGAATTGGCCTGTGCCACAGTCACCTGCAGTCTCCCCTGGGGGCACAGGGATCCACTGCCAGGCTGGCtcacacagggctgctgggaggtgACTTCAGCTCCTCCCTTACCAATATTCTGGTTGAGCATCCCCACAAGGTGGCTGCCGCTGGCTCCCCCTAGTGGGCACAGCCAGGAGGGACCAGAGCAAGAAGATGGCAGTGCCTgttggaaaaaaatagagaagggaACGGACCCACATTGTGACCTAGCCATAGAGCTGCTGCCTAGCTACCGGTTCATGTCttgctgattcagctccctgctaaggcctgGAAAAAGcgctggaagatggcccagtgagAGAGTTATATAGGAGAgctatataggagacccagatgaagctcctggctcatcctgGCCCAGACAGGCCTGGTctcagtttggctcagctttggctgttgtggccatttggagagtgaaccagaggatctttctctctgtctctccttctctctgtaaatctgatctgcctttccaataaaaataaatcttaaaaaaaaataaaaataaaaaccctcaTTGTTGataccagtgttgtggcacagtggtttaagccactgcctacaacatTTGCATCCCACGTgactgccagtttgagtcctggctgctccacatccagtccagctccctgctaatccacctggaaaagcagcaacagaggacccaagTATTAGTCcactaccacccatatgggagacctgtatggagtttcaggtttctggcttcagcctggcccattgtagccattttggaagtgaaccagcaggtggaagattccctctctttctctgtgtgtctctgtctttctctgtcttgttctgtgtgtgtttctccctgtttgtctgtaactctgccttccaaactctAAGTCTTGTTAAAAAGTTACGTTAGCATACTCTTGTTtatgtgtgtgctctgtgcacCGGGCTGTTGTGATGCTCACAATGGTGAGGttgggagaagatcttccttctgcagaTGTGGAAACCGAAGCTTGCCAGACCCACAGAGACAGGGAATGACCAAGTCAGTACCAGCACCTCGTGTCTGCGTGGCTCCCCTTGCAATACAACCACATGAAACTTCTCTTGATTCAGTTGGGAAATGGGGTCAGGAAACGGATTTAAGCTCAactcttctgcttcctggctgggCCAGCGGAGCCTAGGTTTGCTCATCAGTGAAGTGGGGGTAACCACGGAGCCCACCTCTCAGGCCTGTTGTGACATCCAAGTGGATTAGTTCATAGCAGCGGCTTCATACAGCAATAGGAATGTAAAGAACCCTCCATGGACAGTGGCCATCTTCTTACGCTGGCCTTCTTTCCGGAGACGTGCCATCACGTCAAGCCAGCTGAGGAAGCTCAACGCTGCCAGCTTGCCCAGGGTCCTGGCATGCTGTCATGACGGGTCCCCAAGCTGCGCTGAACACCATGCCCCTGGCACTGCACCtggcttctctccccttctcGCTGGCCCTGCGATCCCAGCTTTGTTGTTGGTCTATCACCCCATGTTCTCCTTGACCTCCATTCTCTTCCTCTTGCAGAAGGAAGGCCTCCATATCTCTTCCCGCTGGACAGTGCCCCAGCTCCGCCTGCCCAGGCCCTCGTCCCTGTCAGTCATGTTTTCCTACCTGCACAACCGCAGGATTGAGATCCTGGATGTATTTAACAAAGCCGACTGGAACAAGCACCACAAGATTACCAGGGAGCAGTTCATCCTGGCTCTGAAGGCAGTGAGTgtcacccacttccctgctgggcccaacTAGGCAGGTGCAcctgtgccctccccacccccttcctctcCATCCCCTACACAACTCAAGGACCGCAGGGAGTGCAGACTGTCATCCGTGTGGAGACCTTACTGGACGGGGTTCTGAAGGCAGAGAGGCTGGAGCCCCGGAGGGTGAGGGTGGATGGCCAGAATTCCGTGTGTCCAGGGACCAGGAAAGGAGGGTCGGGCGCAGGGCGCTCAGGCTTCGGCCTTGGGGACAGGCACTGGGACAGGAGCCCACCTGCAGGGGGCATGTCCTTCCTCCCCAGATGAGGATCCCTCTGATGCAGCATGAGGTGGAGGACATTGTGATCTACCTGGGCTCTCTGGGCAAGCACAGCGCCATCACCCTGGAGGTCCTCACCAGCACCTACAAGAGGTGGTGCCTGACGCAGCAGAGGAGCACCGTGCCCACGGCCAAGGagtgtgcgtacacacacacatacacacgtgcgCGCACACCCACACTGCCTCCCCAGTCTGCAGGGCAGGCAGCCCCAACTTCTCCTCCAACACTCACTTTCTGAATGTGTTCTTCCACTTTGGCTTCCGGGATGCTGGCTGAGCCTCTGGGATTTCTAGGCTCACAGATCGACTCAGGAGGAGTTACTGTGTCCTTTCGTGGACCGGTGAGGCCCAGTCCAAAGGCAGTGGGTCAGCCCTCGGGGTCCCCCTGACCGCAGCAGCGAGCCTTTCCCGAGGGTTCCCTAGGGTAGGACAAGAGAGCGGCGTCCTCCAATTGCCTATCTTGTGAGAGTCCCATTTGCCACTTGGTGGAAACAGGTGACAGAAGATGAGATGAGCCACAGAACGGTAGGGTAGCACAGGCGAGGGAGGCCACAGCCGGGAGATTGTCTTAGTGGGCGCTAACCAGACATGTGAGCAGAAGGAACCACACACCTGGTACAGGCCAGCacctgcccagcacctgcccagcaCCGGCCCCGCAGCCACCCTCTTATCCTTCCAGACTACCTCCTGGCCAGGAAGAGACTGCTCTCTCAGGCTTCACTGAACAAACAGAAagattccatctccctgcctcccaAGATGGACCTCCTGACGGTGCCTGAAGTCGACATCAAGACGGAGGCGAGACCTTTGACCCTGGAAGAGATGGAGGACGTGGGCAAGCGGTACCGCGAGAGGAAGCGCCAGCAGAAGGTACTGGGCCGCCCAAGGAGCAGCTTGGGGCTCAGGCCTCTGTGCCGGAATGTGGCTCGAATGTCACTGTTCAGTAGGATgcccctggggcctcagtgttGTGGCCCAGAGCCCCACGCACGTGCGTGGATGGCGCTGTGCAAGCacagctgctggctctgcccttccGTGCTTTTCACGGGAGCCGTGACCGCATGCAACACTGACGTCAGAACCTGAGCCGCAGCCCCTCACCGAGACGAGggagtggggaggcagtggagccCAAGCCCGGCCTGAATCATGTCGGCTCTGTGTGCGCCTCGCAGCAGGTGATCCCGGCCATCCAGTACGCGGAGCGCTGCCGCCTGGTGCGCTGCGGGAACCAGCACATCGACGACCACTGCCTGCCTTCCACCCTGTCCGGGGAGATGCGGGCCATCCTGGACAAGACGCGCAGGGACACCTTTCTggtctacctgcagtgctggaagCTCTGTGCGATCTACAGCCTCCCGCTGACAGAGGACATCCTCATGAGAGGTAGGAACCCGTGACAAGCCCCGGGCAGGTGCAGCCTGTGCCTGTGGCGCTGcggagaaggaggggaggagagggggtcTAGAACCTGGAGCCTGGCAAGCTGGGCTAGCATTCTAGGGTCACAGGCTGCTGGGTGAGGGAGTTCTTAGGTTAGCTTCCAGGGAGCAGATCTAAGACAGAAGAGGGGACTTTGATGCAAATGCTGGCTGCCGTAGTCCGTGCCACTCCTCCAGGCCACACCTGGCTCCTGGAGCttctgcagacactgggagggaggaaggggcaggaagcggggctgccggccTCAGCCCTGCAGGCACGTGCTGCAGCACCGGAAGCAAGAAGGccaggatggagcttctggctcccgcctggcccggccctggtcACCTTGGTGGTCTGGAGactgagctagcagatggaagagctctttctctccccccaccttttttgtttcgttttgtctttaaaaaagatttgggtctggcgtggtagcctagtggctaaagtccttgccttgcacgcgccaggatcccgtatgggcgctggttcttttCCTGGCACtcctgcttcccatcgagctccctgcttatagcctgggaaagcagtggaggacggcccaagccctcgggaccctgcacccgtgtgggaggcctagaggaggctcctgactcctggcttcatatcagcttggTTCTGGCCAATGCAGTtgtttgggtagtgagccagtggacagatctttctctgtatctctccttctctctgtaaatctgacttcca
This Ochotona princeps isolate mOchPri1 chromosome 21, mOchPri1.hap1, whole genome shotgun sequence DNA region includes the following protein-coding sequences:
- the EFCAB12 gene encoding EF-hand calcium-binding domain-containing protein 12 isoform X1 — encoded protein: MLAASPVFYHSSIEDEGTSKVPAFNPEPFTAHCFKQFKRKDLCLPQSRRRVITVLGQGERSPTSPRPQPQAPPLPVPRSRALEPGGSQELQEDRKSWLNKTLRLKQELDTFGDLQKWLQNKANVTPLEAKVLHMVHREQAAQLEDPLTLSRAVKKEGLHISSRWTVPQLRLPRPSSLSVMFSYLHNRRIEILDVFNKADWNKHHKITREQFILALKAMRIPLMQHEVEDIVIYLGSLGKHSAITLEVLTSTYKRWCLTQQRSTVPTAKEYYLLARKRLLSQASLNKQKDSISLPPKMDLLTVPEVDIKTEARPLTLEEMEDVGKRYRERKRQQKQVIPAIQYAERCRLVRCGNQHIDDHCLPSTLSGEMRAILDKTRRDTFLVYLQCWKLCAIYSLPLTEDILMRALLYPGDKIVFQKDQIRPIRQPGGYYSDKKAFLWNQALDLAHGHELGSKMDKTDKLSTRPAFFLRLATCPLAVPSFSVSEVSCYAKHHPWHAC